From the Motacilla alba alba isolate MOTALB_02 chromosome 1, Motacilla_alba_V1.0_pri, whole genome shotgun sequence genome, the window GTGGTTCCTTACTACGTTGTCTCCCTTTAGATTAATAGCCTTActcactaaaataaaaaattaaataagaaacCTTTTCCAACAGGAACCAACCCTTCTCTACTGAATTTGCTGTGTATTTCTTGAATGCTCTAAGCAGACGTAGGGATGTCATTGCATATTGCCATATTCCACATGTGACATTTCCTTATCTGGGCAGAAGAGTTGTGAAGATAATCAAAAGCATTCTTATGAATAATAAAGTGATCTATAATTATCTgagtggagcagcagcaggcataTTTGTCAGTAGTCTGGGGTGGTTTTATGTGTGATAGTGATTAACTTAGGGCATCATGTAGGGTCTTACTCTTCCCACATCTCTTTTTCCTGAGACAGAGCCAAGCTatcaaaaacacacaaaaaaatttccaCGAGTACTTGGAAATTCCTCTCCTAACACTCCTGCATAGATATTCCAGAAAGCTCAGGAGGACAGACTCCATCCTTTCCTCATCCTACTCTTATATTTCCACagcattttcctcctcccaggCTTCACCAGATACATGTAAGccctttcccccccaaaaaaattctCTGCTGAAGCAACCAGCTACTGTTTTGGCTTGGGTGTATGTTCTTCAATCTGGGATACCTATCTTGTCCAGCCCTtgacacagctctgaaaaaaatgaaggttCTGGGTTCTGAGTAGTTTTGAACCTGAGAACCAACTTAACGTTTGTAACCAGACATTCAGGGCAGGTGCTCTGATGGTGGCCCTGCAATTGGCCAGATCAGCCTTGAATTGTGTGCTTCTCTGACGGTTCTGCCCCTCTCAAATGCACCTGTGAGATCTGCCAGGTTTGCATCAGTCCTCAAATCTTCCTCATAGGAATGCTGAGGTATTTCCAACAGCAGCAAGGGAAAAGCTTTCATGTCTTTGTTCATGGTTCTGCACTGCCTGCGATACATGTATTGTGGTAGGCAGCCACATAATCTGTGGGGAAAATATCTGCACAGGAAGTAGGCAGTGTTGCTGATTTTCTTTGTTACATACACCACCTCCCCCTCACAAATTTCTGCAATTGAAGCATTTCAGGTAGCAAggtgtgggtttggttttttgggttgtttctTTTATggttctttgttgttgttgttgttttacaCCCTCTGTTTTACTGAtagtttaaatgtcattttattcCAGCTTGTACATGCACTTTTATATTAGCACAGTCATCTAGATAAAATAAGCTGCATATCTGTAAATTATTAATAGTGATAAATGCTGAGAAGGACAGAGGTTCATTTGGCTGTAAAATAAAGTGTAGTTGTTTCTGAAcgattttacttaaaaaaacatGTAAGTAACAGACCTaattaagaaaaggaaaaaatcagaaagtatACACTAAATTGGCTGAAACTGTCCTATTATGCTATGGCTAGTTAAAGACGTGCTCAGGGGCAACCACATGAACGCTAACCAATGGAAGTTTCATCCCTCAACAAATAGGAAAGGGTGGAACCTATTCAGGTAAAATTGTGGCTACTGAGGCAATCAGGATAGAGTGAAATAGTTTCATGCTGAGAGCAGCGATCTACAAAAGGCAgtgcaggaagaaaatatttttgtacacttactttttaaatattaattgttGTTTCTTGCCATTTATCTCATCCTTTTttagtttatatttttgtgGATGTTTTATAATGTTCATTGTATATTGGCGTGGTAAGTATACATGTgtatacttaaaaatatttacattattaGGAGTGCCTGCTCAAAAAGTTTTTACTGACAAGGTACATGATAGATAGGTTTGGAGACCACTGACATAAAGGATGAGTATCATTATAATGCCCAGTGCTATTCATGATATTTGGGAGAAGCACATCTAGAAGGTTTTCTGTCTGTGAAAATTATACTACTGTGTCCTGTgacataaaaatatcaaagaaaaataaagaaggcagaaataaaaccaggcaAACTGCATAGAGAGGTCTGAGGGGAATCAGAGGATTTTCTGCTCACTCAGGCTTTGTAAAATGCTCATAGATGGTACCTAAAACTAAAACTGCCCTTATTATTATTGCAAAGAGAATATTTCTTGTGGGAGGCGGCATCTTGTAAATTAACTAGTAGTTTTGGAAAAAATGGGCAGACTTTTGAATACCTTTTCAGGTCTGAATCAATACCTCCTGATGTGAATGTGATATATGAAgactgttttgttctttttccatcCTATATCAGCTTCATTTAATACAGACAGTGCCACCTCCTACAAATGTTTACTTATTCCCTTAGATTGCGAGAACTAAAATTACAGACATTTTGTACTaaacaatttaattattttttgcaacatattggggttttggttttgtttgtttgcagcaCTCTGATGTTAAATTCTCTGTCCGTGCCTGAGAAGTTAGTAATGCTTGTGATCCAGGTCTGCTAGCACAGAAACTTTTGCAAAAAGCAGGAACAGCATTTATGCTATAGCCCTCAGAATTATTCCCTCAGCATTATTCCCTTAGTGCTTGTAAATTAAGCAAACTTTTACTTTTAAAACCTTCCCAACTGATCCTGTTCTGTAACTAAACAGATCAACCAGCAGTTCTGCTGAGGCACACTGAGGAGGTGTGAaaggtataaaaaaaaaaaaaaagaaaaaagaaaaaagatagtTTTTGGCAAAGAATGACCCCATGCATtcacttgtaatttttttattggcTTACTCTTAATACATAGAAGGGTattttttcagcaagaaaacaTCCAGGTAAAGTCTGTAGAGAGTATTTGATTGTgagtaaataaaatgaaaatgcatatCTTCACTCCAGATGCTTTTGAGCAGCTGCACACTTCACATTGATCAGGGCAGattaggaaaaagaagaggTCACTGTAGCCTAATTTAATAATGGAAGTAGCAGTGGCTGCAAAGTTTTTCagaattcattttcattttttacaaaattagatttttttggagaaaaactgAAGATGTGCCAGTGTTAGATAATTCACTGCACTTTACAGTAAATGGTTCAGATTCTACTTTTACCACAGCTTAGAATACACAGGAgttttgttgaatttttttttcttttaatgttttctggCTTCAAGCTTTTATAGATTTTCCAGGTGTACAGAAAGAAGTTCctgattctttttcttccctattgCTACTACACATATGTTATAGTCTTGTAAGTCCTTAGTTCAATAAATTAACTCCTTAAATAAACTGCTCTTCTATAAACAAAATTGACTAACCTTCTGTGATATATTTCATCGAGAGAGATTTTCTAATTGCTCAGTGATTTTCAAATCCCTTTTCAGATTTATCTCTACTTTGTCAACGTATCAAAATTAGACATGCTATTTCGGAGTCAGCAGCAATTCTAGATGTGATACTACATCTTTCCTCCTTGTGATTTCTCAGTTTGTACATCTGAGGTTACAggaaagttggggttttttcggGGGGCGCACTTCTTGGCAGTTAGTACTTCACCAACGGTTTTCCTTTTCGTTTTTCGTTTCCCAGGATAAAATCTTATGGCAGGTAAGTATAGACTCCagtctttgcttttaaattaatgagCTCATCGATGACCTTATTGAAATGCATGTTTGCTTGCCCCAGCTGCAACACGATCAGGTCACCCTGTCCCAGTGCCTTCTCCATGTCATTATTTACCCTTCCCTGGTGTCATCTGTCAGGTTTATCAGCaatattctgctttctttcaagTCACTGATAAATATGTCAAGTATTTTAGACTCCAGGATAAATCCCAGACAGACCCCAAAATATGCCTTTGTAGACAGTTACGTTATGAGGTGGTGGTGAGAAAGCTTCATGTTCCAAAAAGTGGGGCATATAGACAGatatttcttaaattaaatgtaatttctgattttttaaaattaaaaaattatgttgcATCAAACCCAAGAAGTTTCTTTTATGACTCATTTCCCCTTTGCATCCTCGTTTCTGACATGGCTGCAAAAATGCTCCCTGGCTGTTCAGCAGAGGAGTTGGTCGGGATAGTTCCCCAGAAGTCCTCAGAGGTGTGAAAGCCTCAGAcgtttctgggtttttttctgaatatttgcTGGTTTGGAGTTTTGTAAAACCACGACTGGGTGGGCTGGTCTCTCAGCCATGGGAATTGTTAACCACTTTTAAGAATCCTCTCATAATTTCCGTGGTTTTGTGTaccagggatggagggaaacGGCCAGTTTGGGGAATGGAGCCAGTGTTGCCAAATTTTGCaaattttcctggatttttttttcccccctaacTTGGTGTTTTCTCGAGTCATTCAGCCAGGCTGTCATGCCACTATTTTTTACAAGCAAtcaagagaaacagaaagaactagaaaggagggtgcagccaggtggggatcagcctcttctcccGGGTAAACAGCGACAGGAGGAGAGGACACAGTGCCGGGGAGGTTCAGGCTGGCCACGATTTCAGCAGGAAATTCCGCACAGGAAGGGTGAGGAGCCATCgggaagggctgcccagggctgctgggggcgGCGCCTCCGGGAGGGAGCGGCAGAACTACATCGCCCAGCGTGCCCCGCGCGGGCGGAagcagggccgggccgggccggctgcgaggcggcggcggcgatgATGATGATGGGCGGTGggtgccgggccgggccgggccggcggtGAGAGGATATTGGGCTGAGGCGGGGGACGGGGCTTAGGGTCGGTCCGTTGCCCTGGGGTTTGCTGTCGGCCCGCAGCTGTCGCCCCCCGCGCGGGGCTGACGCCTAGGAGGCCGAGACCCCCGGGGGCGGTCGCGCTCCATGAGGGTGcccggccggcccggcccggcccggtaCTGGGCAGATCCTGCGGGACAGGTGCTCTTGGCCCGAGGGCTCTTGAAGTAATTTCCTCTCTCCATCTTGTcgttttgtttttgttgttttgttgggtttttttcccattaatgaGAGCACTGGGAGATGTCTGTGAAGTAATTTCAGAGTAAAATGATGATGTGCAGCCATTCGGTTTGCTCTTTGCTTGTAGGTCACTTGTTGTGAACTGGTGTTGGGAAGAAGCTGAATGAATGGAAGAGTCAGGGCAAAAGGGAAGTTTGCGTTTCATGCTCTCCGCTGGCCACAGGTCATAAGCAACGCTGTGCCTCTGAAGAGACCTGGAATCATCGGAGCCGTGTGTCCTGAGGGATTCTGAGCATCTCTGAAGGTAAAAAAGTATTTGGTAGCAATCTTTCCTAAcgttttgtttccctgaatATCGAACAGACGATCCAGCTTGGTGTTGTTTCCAGCCCTCTCCCCATAATTGCACCCTCTTGCAGCCTTCTGCCTAATCCCTTTTTGATTGCTGGCATGTTTTCTGAGAGAATGCCAGCGACTACAGCCGGGACTCTTTTGTGATGTCATGTAAAAGGAGTTTCTTAAATGTGGTGACCCACTGTTGGCTGGAAGGAGTGAGCGCagcaagaagataaaaatatgcATGTTTTTGTATTCCCTTCTGCCATGGTACAGTAACTTCTTACAAAGACTGTCCAGTCTTCAGTCTTAGAGTTGATTTTTTGCCAGAATACTTGCTTTTGTTCcattctctgttttttcttccccaacTCTACTGACTTGTCCCCTTTGTTTTTCCCATCTTTGAAGTGCATGCAATTTAGTCATTCTGTTGAGTATTGCTTCCAGTTTGGCCTTTACTTTCActtttttgagcttttttccaaaattttcttttctgaaaatgtaaaaatttttatgtgtctcacttttttttttttatgaatataATTGCAGTATCTTATTAAGCACTTTTGTCTGTTTACAACCACATAGTGTTACCTTACATTCTCACATAGCTTAGTTTCAGCTGTAATTTGTCTGAAATGGCATCTCCTGTTAGACAAAAACATGCTGTCAGAGTTATATGAACAAACCTGTTAAAAAAATGATGGCTCTTGTTGACAGCCTGTGGATAAAAAGCATTGTTATTTGTTATCAATCTTATATCTTTATAATTAGTGTCATCTTTGGTACTagtaatgttattttttttcataagtttATTCTAAAGCACCTCCTGCACGTTGTTCTGCACAGAATCTTTTGTAAAGTGCGGCATTAATCCCATAAACAGGCAGTGTGTTTCTTCATGGTCTTCTCTGGTAACTATTTCTTACTGACTATGCTCACTGCTTCCTTTGAGCTcggcctggggctggcaggatgGTTCTCCGTTTTAAAGGACATGTCATTTAAGGGAGAGCTTGTTTCCTGTAAATGAATATGCAGTGGATATGCACAGTGAATGGGCAGGGTAGTCAAGTCTTCTCCACTGACAGGAAAAGCTGGTTCAAGCTTTGCATGAAGTGTTGTAGAGTTCTTCATCTTTTCTGTAAGTAGTTGAAGTGTTAGGCAGAAGCACTGAGGGGACCTTTATTGTAGAGAGTTGTGGGTCTACTCTTACCTTGCTTGTCACTGCCCTGTCCATACTGAAAGTCATTTTGGAACAAATGCCACACAAAGCCACTCGCTAGATTTTGGGGTCTGTAGCCCCCTTGGCTGTTCTCTACCTGTGCCTGCAGTAACATTACAAGGACTGAGTGTCAGTAGATTGCCACGTCCCTTTTACCAAGTGGATAATGAACACCAGGTAAAGCTTTAATTTGCTGTTTGGTGATTAAGCCTTCATTTTGCTTATGAACTGATCTTGGTTGCCAGCTGacatcagctctgctgttgtGTTCACAGCACACCAGCACACAGAAGGCTGGTCCAGAAGTGTGTGGTTGTTTTTTAATGGTGATCTGGTAGGGatactgccagcagcagtgttCTGCATGTGGCAGCAGGGATACCTAGCTGAAGGTAAGACTTTGGGCcagttcttttctttctctgtgttaGGTATAAATTTGATAGGGCTTTGTCATTGTCAGCATTTATATTGAAAGTTAGTGACAACAGATCAGTGGCCCTGGTTACATTTGTTGTCACCAGACACTACTCAGAAGATGGAACTTGTGGGTTGTTGTGATCCTTCCACCCAGAGAGAGCCCTTTCTAAACAGAGGAGTCTGTTGCAGAGAGTTCCTCTTGCAGTAGATGTGATTGCAAGGTAGTGGAAAATCCAGACCagcctgctcagcagcctgttCTGCTGCTTGCTCAGGAGTCatctgctcagctctgagctcagccaggcagcagctttggCCCTGCAGGTGCTACTTGCCCTGTTTGCTTCGAGGACAGTGTGTGAAGGGATAGGGATCCCTCAGTTGACTCGCTGGGGTTGAATAGTGAGGTCAGATCTATACAGCAGCTTGCTCTCCCTATCCCATATCCTGTGTACCTGGAGCAAGACACTGGGATATTGAAAGAGAGTGGAAGTACATAACCAGGGATTAAATACTGCACAGAGAATTTGCTTCCAAGTCTCAGCTTATTTTCCACATAAAAAAACCTGGGTATGATGTGTTCTCCCTCTCAATATTTCTATTGTCTTATAAAAGTTCAGTTTGTAGATTATTATTTAAGTAAGTTGTGGTATGCAAactttgcagtattttaaatggGTGTTTCTTGTCAGTTCACCACAAATCAGTTCTATTCTTTGTCATTGCTAAGGATGCAGTTCAAGGATGGATATTGCAGAGAGTGTGGCTCATTTAATATGGAAATGAAGCATAGGAAATTATATGGGAACACATAATTTCTCCTCCTTGTTAGCCAGTTTCAGACAAATAGAGGAGCagatggagaggaaaagaaataagaatggCGTTGTTAACAGCAAACATTGATGCCTTTGAAATTCCCTTCTTTAATTTGCAGTTTGTTTCTTAGTTCATAATTTCTTACTGATAAGTCTGACTTGAGGcacttcactgtttttttttcttgtgaatgCTGAGGTTTAAGGCACTTGCTGTTTCCAGTTGCGGTTCCTTTAGTTGCAAAGAAAGtagagcaaaatattttgatcaaagtgtgtgggagaagggaggagaaaagcaaGAGACAAGCTGATTAGATAGTAGCTCCTGCCACCAGCCTACCTCTAGCTGCTGAGCtagtttcaatttttttttttcctggcaagTGCCTCAAGCCTGATTCATAATAATCCATAAATTTAATCAAGCGTAGAAACACATGAGGACAACTGGCATCTGAGAGGAGTCCTCTGGTGCATTGCAGccacaaaacatttctcttaTTACCAATCAGTTACTCATTAAAGTCATGATATTGTCATAAGCATGTGtgatatttgtattttccccATACCTCCCTTGACCCTGAATCTATGCCATTTGGGAGCACGACTCCACAAAGGATCCCTAAGAGAGGGACAAAGAGCAAAGGCCTTGTGGGAACATATGAAGGCCTTTCAGTTTTCTCCTGTTGTTCCCATGAAACAGGGCACCCCGCTGTGTTGTTCTACCTCTTCAAAAATACCACGGTATATATTGTAGCATTATTGCAGCATTTACCATAATCTCCAAACTTGTCTTCCAGTGCTTCTTTCATGTTCTGTCTCTAGTGCCTAGATACATTTCTCTCTTCCCTAAAGGCATTCCAGCACCTTGGCATGGCTGCCCTTTGTGAGCAGCCTGGAAGGGCTTTTTTGGCATGCTTGTGGTTCTTATCTTTGCTGTAAACACAAGCTGTGAAAGCCATATGCGGTGGCAGGATAAAAATAACCTCTACTCTTGGTAATCTCTTAAGGAAAGCTAAGTCTTCTTCCTGGGCGTTGTGGATGGAGTCTCTGACGTTCCCTACAATCAGGATCACAAATGGCAGTGAGCTGTGTCATCTGCTTTGGGGACGAGTTGGTCTTCCGTCCAATGCTGTTTCAGGGTGAGCAGCCAGTGCAGTGTGGCTGGGAGAGCACACTCTCCAGGATATTATCCCTACTTGGAACTGGCAGATCTAGTGGATGCTGGCCAGCACTGTAGATTTTCCCAATGTTCCTTTGATTCTAGCAGGTAGGAAAAGGAAGGCCTGCATATCCTGAGGGGACTGTGCGGAAGGGTCCTGATGAGTATGGTACTGCTGGGATAACACTGTAGCATTGCTCACTTGTCCCTGTGTTCCCACCCAGGGCGCCATGATGGATAACCGGTTTGCTACAGCGCTGGTGATCGCCTGCGTGCTCAGCCTCATCTCCACCATCTACATGGCCGCCTCCATCGGCACTGACTTCTGGTACGAGTACcacaccctgtccccagccgAGAATGTTAGTGAGGCTGGTAGAAGCATCTGGGAGGAGTTTGTCAGcaaagatgcagatgagaagacGTACACAGATGCGCTCTTCCGGTGCAACGGCACAGTTGGACTGTGGCGGAGGTGCATCACTGTACCCAAAAACTCTCACTGGTACAGCCCACCAGGTATCTCCAGAGCAATTATCACTTCCCTGGCTTCCCTGGGGTGCTGTGTGCTAACTTTCTCAGAACAGATTCATGCCACTTTGTTCCTCCAGAAGGCTTATTTctagattttgttttggttggttgggtttttaatAAAGACAGtccagatttttaaagaagcaaagGGCAGAATGGTCTGTGGATGTCAGTGCTGCAGTTTCCTGGTTTTGACACATGATACTTGATCTAAATCTAGTCTTACAagcttgatttttcttttgcctcaGCTGTCCAGTTGGGGATACCTTAATAGTTGCTCTGCCAGTTACTGTCTTTTTAGAACAGATCCTGGGGTCCAGCAATGGAATAAAGACACTACTTTATCAAGGAGGTGCTCATTCCTTTTAGCTAGTCATTCACTTGTTTCACATCACAAATATCCCACCATTGCATCAGCACACCTTGGATTCCTTGAATGAATATAGagtgaaatatttgtattatttttttacatcatTGGGGGATGAAATATATgataaacaattattttaattgcttcaaAGTTCATTTTGAATACTTACTATATGTGTGAACTTCTTCATTTCGAACCTTCTTAAAGATGTacttaaactgcattttgtggagaaaaaaacatgtgtgaaatacttttttttttccccctctctcatgaaaatacttattttggAAGACAGTTAAACCAGTTCTGCTCAATAGTAAAATCTGAGGTAGAAACTTAGTGTAAAGAAGCAGATCCTTCATGTTCTTCAAATAGGCCTTTCTGTCCCATTTTTGATTTAACTGTTAGTATGAGACCGCGTTCTGCATATGGAGATAAGCCCACCTTTGTTAAAGGACCCTGAGCTCAAGAGTATGTGACAGTATTGTTGAGCATCATATGCCACCACATTACTTTGCCAGTATGTTACACATGGCACAATTCTCTGTGGATAATCCATAGAAGCTTGAAGATTCTGCATGTTAGAATGCTATCCCTTAGTGTAGTACCTCATAACAGACACATTGTGCCAACTACATCATAGGAAAACATGTACAGATCTGCTTGGAGaggtaaattttttttttacaaatggAACTCTGAGGAGCTTTCTAGCTCAAATTATTGGGAAAGGAGGATTTGAAAGGGGGAAGGAGGGTTGAGGGGAGACACTAACggcatctttttctttttttctgcccccAGAAACTGATATGACTACAAACTGCATCAGTTTCTCCCTCTCTGATCAGTTTGTAGAAAAGTACATAGAGCCTGGAAATCACAACAGTGGCACGGATTTGAATCGGACTTGTAAGTGTCTTTCACTTCTGGTGGATAaacaagtaaaattttaaaaaattgtttctcaAATCCAGTCACTAGTGAGGAAGGCCTCTGTCTCTCTTGGTCTTGCTCACCATTTATTGTTTTTACAGTTGTGCAGGCAGAAGGTCAAAGTTTAAAAGGAAGACATAGATGCGTTAGCAATGATTTTGCCTATGAATGCTGTACAGGGATTTGTGAGTTAACAAATTAGGTTCTTTCTAGTTCAATGGAATCTTTAGTCCTTTTTGACTATGAATGTAGAATGTCTGATGAAGCAGAAAGAGCAGGGTAGAAGGGAATGTTAAGATGGTGGGAGAAGATCTTTTTCTAGCCCATTTTCAGCAAACTTGAGTGATGTG encodes:
- the CLDND1 gene encoding claudin domain-containing protein 1 isoform X1 encodes the protein MMDNRFATALVIACVLSLISTIYMAASIGTDFWYEYHTLSPAENVSEAGRSIWEEFVSKDADEKTYTDALFRCNGTVGLWRRCITVPKNSHWYSPPETDMTTNCISFSLSDQFVEKYIEPGNHNSGTDLNRTYLWRLQFLLPFVSIGLMCFGALIGLCACACRSLYPAIATGVLHFLAGLCTLGLVGCYVAGIELLHRKLPLPEDVRGEFGWSFCLACVSAPLQFMAAALFIWAARTNRKEFTLLKAYRVA